The following are encoded together in the Lathyrus oleraceus cultivar Zhongwan6 chromosome 3, CAAS_Psat_ZW6_1.0, whole genome shotgun sequence genome:
- the LOC127132397 gene encoding uncharacterized protein LOC127132397, which produces PYKPPIPYPQRLVKTKDVGQFRKFVDLLKQLNVTIPFTEAITQMPSYDSETVTLPAECSAIIQNMPPKLKDPGSFSIPCHIGKFVIDKALCDLGAGISVMPLSICKRLEMGELRPTKMSVQLADRSIKYPVGILENVPVRIGQFYIPTDFTIMDIREDDTTPIILGRPFLATAGAIIDVKRGRLTFEVGEEKIEFILSKFLKAPAIEDT; this is translated from the exons ccttacaaaccacctataccttaccctcaaaggcttgttaaaaccaaagatgtaggtcaatttagaaaatttgttgatctccttaagcaattaaacgttacaattccatttaccgaagctattacgcagatgccctcatat gatagtgaaaccgttacactccctgccgaatgtagcgctataatccaaaacatgccccctaaactcaaggatccaggtagcttctctataccctgtcacataggaaaatttgtcatcgacaaagccttatgcgatttaggagccggaattagcgttatgcctttatccatatgtaagagactggaaatgggagaattaagaccgaccaagatgtctgtacaactagcagatcgttccatcaaatatcctgtaggaatccttgagaacgttcccgtacgcataggtcagttttacattcccactgacttcacaattatggatattagagaagatgatactacacctattatactaggaagaccattcttagcaactgccggtgcaatcatagacgtaaaacgaggaagactcaccttcgaagtaggtgaagagaaaattgaattcattctttccaaattcttgaaagcacctgcaatagaagataca